From Sodalis glossinidius str. 'morsitans', the proteins below share one genomic window:
- a CDS encoding tetratricopeptide repeat protein: MLTTKQGGALNQAKAAAGNPAQALTLRAPLAQEAGDKGLAAALFRADLQRRQNDFNGAEQTYRAILSRDAQNKDAKLGLYYTLRQANKTRDAQALLQTLPADERHRESAGNSVDPLHRQAQQALQAGNTPQALERLNQALQKQPGNVWVRLDMARILQQQGDSARTQGLMAAISQRGAPADNLYAAALFASET; this comes from the coding sequence GTGCTCACCACCAAACAGGGCGGCGCCTTGAATCAGGCGAAGGCCGCCGCCGGCAATCCGGCCCAAGCGTTGACGCTCAGAGCGCCGCTGGCCCAGGAGGCGGGGGATAAGGGACTGGCCGCAGCGCTATTTCGCGCCGACTTGCAGCGCCGACAAAACGATTTCAATGGCGCGGAGCAGACCTATCGGGCGATTTTGAGCCGCGATGCGCAGAATAAAGACGCCAAATTGGGATTGTACTACACCCTGCGCCAAGCGAATAAGACCCGTGACGCCCAGGCATTGCTGCAAACCCTGCCCGCCGACGAACGCCACCGTGAATCGGCTGGCAACAGCGTCGATCCGCTGCACAGGCAGGCACAACAGGCACTGCAGGCGGGCAACACGCCGCAGGCGTTGGAGCGGCTAAATCAGGCGCTACAAAAACAGCCCGGCAACGTCTGGGTGCGGCTGGATATGGCGCGCATTCTGCAACAGCAGGGAGATAGCGCCCGCACGCAGGGGTTGATGGCAGCGATTTCCCAGCGCGGCGCCCCGGCGGATAACCTGTACGCCGCGGCGCTGTTTGCCAGCGAAACCTGA
- a CDS encoding cellulose synthase subunit BcsC-related outer membrane protein: MTQINALMNQVQEKTASWAQGEVAVRSRDGENGLSNLTEVKAPLTISGVPADNARLSLTVTPISLDAGSSSGSAKNRFGTGATTSTTTTGSDGTSSTINSGDYVADSSGVQKATGTEVNLALSSDNYKVDVGSTPLGTDMASWVGGIEWSPRLSNFSQLTFRTERRQHAICL; the protein is encoded by the coding sequence TTGACGCAAATTAACGCGCTGATGAATCAAGTTCAGGAGAAAACCGCCTCCTGGGCGCAGGGAGAGGTGGCGGTACGCAGCCGCGACGGCGAAAACGGCCTGAGCAATTTGACCGAAGTGAAAGCCCCGCTGACAATTTCCGGCGTGCCGGCCGACAACGCCCGGCTTAGCCTGACGGTCACGCCCATTTCGCTCGATGCGGGCAGTTCCTCCGGTTCCGCCAAAAATCGTTTCGGCACCGGCGCGACGACCTCCACCACCACGACCGGATCGGACGGTACCTCCAGCACCATCAATAGCGGCGATTATGTCGCCGATTCCTCCGGCGTGCAGAAAGCGACCGGGACCGAGGTCAATCTGGCGCTGAGTAGCGATAATTATAAGGTGGACGTAGGTTCGACGCCGCTGGGAACCGATATGGCCTCATGGGTGGGCGGCATCGAATGGTCGCCCCGGCTGTCAAACTTCAGCCAATTGACCTTCCGCACCGAACGGCGGCAGCATGCAATATGCCTATGA
- a CDS encoding cellulose synthase subunit BcsC-related outer membrane protein translates to MYLTWMVFDRNLSYYSYGQGGYFSPQNYISLSLPVDYIQTFDDWNLTLGGAVGYQSYNQDKNDYYPNDPAMQAEMESLVTNGYADDASYSGNSKHGVGYNVHAKGVYKINPQMSVGGQLSYDTFGDYSEGSAQLFLKYLLGGNE, encoded by the coding sequence GTGTATCTGACCTGGATGGTGTTCGACCGCAACCTGAGCTATTACAGCTACGGTCAGGGGGGGTATTTCAGCCCGCAAAACTATATCAGCCTGTCGCTGCCGGTGGACTATATCCAAACCTTTGACGACTGGAATCTGACGCTCGGCGGCGCTGTCGGCTATCAATCCTATAATCAGGATAAGAACGATTATTATCCTAACGATCCCGCCATGCAGGCGGAAATGGAATCCCTGGTGACCAATGGCTATGCCGATGACGCCTCTTATAGCGGCAATAGCAAACACGGTGTCGGTTACAACGTACATGCCAAAGGGGTCTATAAAATCAACCCGCAGATGAGCGTCGGCGGGCAGTTGAGTTATGACACCTTTGGCGATTATTCCGAAGGTTCGGCGCAGTTGTTCTTAAAATATCTTTTAGGTGGTAACGAATGA